In Streptomyces sp. NBC_00569, a single genomic region encodes these proteins:
- a CDS encoding PaaI family thioesterase, giving the protein MGEHSSVKFPQEIIDEYAALGVDLPALFSAGDLGTRMGVQIKEASPERVVGTMPVEGNTQPYGLLHGGASAVLAETLGSVGSMLHGGSSKIAVGVDLNCTHHRGARSGLVTGVATPVHRGRSTATYEIVITDEQDRRVCSARLTCLLKDMPKS; this is encoded by the coding sequence ATGGGCGAGCACAGCAGCGTGAAGTTCCCGCAAGAGATCATCGACGAGTACGCGGCGCTCGGCGTCGACCTGCCCGCCCTGTTCTCCGCAGGGGACCTCGGCACCCGCATGGGCGTCCAGATCAAGGAAGCGTCCCCCGAGCGCGTCGTCGGCACCATGCCCGTCGAGGGCAACACCCAGCCCTACGGCCTCCTGCACGGCGGCGCCTCCGCGGTCCTCGCCGAGACCCTCGGCTCCGTCGGCTCGATGCTCCACGGCGGCAGCTCCAAGATCGCCGTCGGCGTCGACCTGAACTGCACGCACCACCGCGGCGCCCGCTCCGGCCTCGTCACCGGCGTCGCCACCCCCGTACACCGCGGCCGCTCCACGGCCACGTACGAGATCGTGATCACCGACGAGCAGGACCGGCGGGTCTGCTCGGCCCGCCTGACGTGCCTCCTCAAGGACATGCCCAAGAGCTGA
- a CDS encoding FdhF/YdeP family oxidoreductase gives MATKPPTGDPVQDAPQVDAPLRAAAGLPAVAHSLKIAQQQMGVRRTALTLLRVNQKDGFDCPGCAWPEPDHRHKAEFCENGAKAVAEEATLRRVTPDFFAAHPVADLATRSGYWLGQQGRLTHPMYLADGAERYEPVSWERAFDIIAEELAALASPDEAVFYTSGRTSNEAAFLYQLFAREFGTNNLPDCSNMCHESSGSALTETIGIGKGSVSLEDLYKSDLIIVAGQNPGTNHPRMLSALEKAKANGAKIITINPLPEAGLERFKNPQTPQGMLKGATLTDLFLQIRLGGDQALFRLLNKLILETEGAVDDAFIEEHTHGYEEFTEAARAADWDATLTATGLERAEIEEALALVLASERTVVCWAMGLTQHKHSVPTIREVVNFLLLRGNIGRPGAGVCPVRGHSNVQGDRTMGVFERPAPAFLDALEKEFGFAPPREHGFDVVRAIEALRDGAAKVFFAMGGNFVAASPDTHVTEAAMRRAALTVHVSTKLNRSHAVTGARALILPTLGRTERDLQGSGEQFVTVEDSMSMVHASRGRLTPASKHLLSEPAIVARLARRVLGEASRTPWEEFEKDYATVRDRIAKVIPGFEDFNARVSGSAGFTLPHGPRDERRFPTTTGKANFTAAPVEYPKLPEGRLLLQTLRSHDQYNTTIYGLDDRYRGIRNGRRVVLVSPHDSQALGLADGSYVDLVSEWTDGVERRAPGFRVVHYPTARGCAAAYYPETNVLIPLDATADTSNTPTSKSVVVRLEQSATD, from the coding sequence ATGGCAACGAAGCCGCCCACAGGAGATCCGGTCCAGGACGCGCCGCAGGTGGACGCGCCGCTGCGCGCCGCCGCCGGACTGCCCGCCGTCGCCCATTCCCTCAAGATCGCCCAGCAGCAGATGGGCGTGCGCCGCACCGCGCTCACCCTTCTCCGCGTCAATCAGAAAGACGGCTTCGACTGCCCGGGCTGCGCCTGGCCCGAGCCCGACCACCGGCACAAGGCGGAGTTCTGCGAGAACGGCGCGAAGGCGGTCGCCGAGGAGGCCACCCTGCGCCGGGTCACGCCCGACTTCTTCGCCGCGCACCCGGTCGCCGACCTCGCGACCCGCTCCGGGTACTGGCTGGGCCAGCAGGGCCGCCTCACGCACCCCATGTATCTGGCGGACGGCGCCGAGCGCTACGAGCCGGTGTCCTGGGAGCGCGCCTTCGACATCATCGCCGAGGAGCTGGCCGCCCTGGCCTCCCCCGACGAGGCCGTGTTCTACACCTCGGGCCGCACGAGCAACGAGGCGGCGTTCCTCTACCAGCTGTTCGCCCGCGAGTTCGGCACGAACAACCTGCCCGACTGCTCGAACATGTGCCATGAGTCGTCCGGTTCCGCGCTCACGGAGACCATCGGCATCGGCAAGGGCAGCGTCTCCCTGGAGGACCTCTACAAGTCCGACCTGATCATCGTGGCCGGGCAGAACCCGGGAACGAACCACCCGCGCATGCTCTCCGCCCTGGAGAAGGCGAAGGCGAACGGCGCGAAGATCATCACGATCAACCCGCTGCCCGAGGCCGGACTCGAACGCTTCAAGAACCCGCAGACCCCGCAGGGCATGCTCAAGGGCGCCACCCTGACCGACCTGTTCCTCCAGATCCGCCTCGGCGGGGACCAGGCCCTCTTCCGCCTCCTGAACAAGCTGATCCTGGAGACGGAAGGCGCCGTCGACGACGCCTTCATAGAGGAGCACACCCACGGCTACGAGGAGTTCACCGAGGCCGCCCGCGCCGCCGACTGGGACGCGACGCTGACGGCGACGGGACTGGAGCGCGCCGAGATCGAGGAAGCCCTCGCCCTGGTGCTCGCCTCCGAGCGCACCGTCGTGTGCTGGGCGATGGGTCTCACCCAGCACAAGCACTCGGTGCCCACGATCCGCGAGGTCGTCAACTTCCTGCTCCTGCGCGGGAACATCGGCCGCCCCGGCGCGGGCGTGTGCCCGGTGCGCGGCCACTCCAACGTGCAGGGCGACCGCACCATGGGCGTCTTCGAACGCCCCGCGCCCGCCTTCCTGGACGCCCTGGAGAAGGAGTTCGGCTTCGCACCGCCCCGCGAGCACGGCTTCGACGTCGTACGGGCCATCGAGGCACTGCGCGACGGCGCGGCGAAGGTGTTCTTCGCGATGGGCGGCAACTTCGTGGCGGCCTCCCCCGACACCCACGTCACCGAGGCCGCGATGCGCCGCGCCGCCCTGACGGTGCACGTGTCGACGAAGCTCAACCGCTCCCACGCGGTCACCGGCGCGCGCGCCCTGATCCTGCCGACTCTCGGCCGCACCGAGCGGGACCTCCAGGGCAGCGGTGAGCAGTTCGTGACGGTCGAGGACTCCATGAGCATGGTCCACGCCTCTCGCGGCCGCCTCACGCCCGCGAGCAAGCACCTCCTGTCGGAGCCGGCGATCGTGGCCCGCCTCGCACGCCGCGTCCTGGGCGAGGCGTCACGCACGCCCTGGGAGGAGTTCGAGAAGGACTACGCCACGGTCCGCGACCGCATCGCGAAGGTCATTCCGGGTTTCGAGGACTTCAACGCGCGTGTGAGCGGTTCGGCCGGCTTCACGCTGCCGCACGGCCCGCGCGACGAGCGGCGTTTCCCCACCACCACCGGCAAGGCGAACTTCACGGCCGCGCCCGTCGAGTACCCGAAGCTCCCCGAGGGCCGGCTGCTGCTGCAGACCCTGCGCTCGCACGACCAGTACAACACCACGATCTACGGCCTCGACGACCGCTACCGCGGCATCAGGAACGGCCGCCGGGTCGTCCTCGTCAGCCCTCACGACTCCCAGGCCCTGGGCCTCGCGGACGGCTCCTACGTCGACCTGGTCAGCGAGTGGACGGACGGCGTGGAGCGCCGCGCCCCCGGCTTCCGCGTCGTCCACTACCCGACGGCCCGGGGCTGCGCGGCCGCGTACTACCCGGAGACCAACGTCCTGATCCCGCTGGACGCCACCGCTGACACCAGCAACACCCCCACCAGCAAGTCCGTCGTCGTCCGCCTGGAACAATCGGCGACCGACTGA